In Canis aureus isolate CA01 chromosome 6, VMU_Caureus_v.1.0, whole genome shotgun sequence, one genomic interval encodes:
- the TNFSF18 gene encoding tumor necrosis factor ligand superfamily member 18: protein MSLSHMEDMSLSHSSPQGTHRPSWKQWLLYSTTVTLLLICSFSTLILTFLPFKTASEPCVAKFGPLPSKWQITYPKLPCVNKTADEKLEILQNGLYLIYGQVAPNTAYKEPAPFEVRLYKNEDIIQALTNNSKIQNVGGTYELHAGDILDLIFNAEHQVLKNTTYWGILLLANPQFIS from the exons ATGAGTTTGAGCCACATGGAAGATATGTCTTTAAGCCATTCAAGTCCTCAAGGGACACACAGACCATCCTGGAAGCAATGGTTGCTCTACTCAACAACAGTTACTTTGCTGTTGATTTGCTCCTTCAGCACATTAATTCTTACTTTTCTTCCATTCAAG ACTGCCAGTGAGCCCTGTGTAGCTAAGTTTG GACCATTACCTTCAAAATGGCAAATAACATATCCTAAGCTTCCTTGTGTGAATAAGACAGCTGATGAGAAACTGGAGATACTTCAGAATGGTTTATATCTAATTTATGGCCAAGTGGCTCCCAATACAGCCTACAAGGAACCAGCTCCTTTTGAGGTGCGGctatataaaaatgaagacatcATACAAGCTCTAACAAACAActctaaaattcaaaatgtaggAGGGACTTATGAATTACATGCTGGAGATATACTAGACTTGATATTCAATGCTGAACATCAGGTTCTAAAAAATACTACATACTGGGGGATTTTATTGCTGGCAAATCCCCAATTTATCTCCTAG